The Streptomyces aurantiacus genome includes a region encoding these proteins:
- a CDS encoding alpha/beta fold hydrolase gives MPVTLTDHAVPHVSTVPANVGEHVELFVRERDGTSLGHLEERQAVLMLHGRSVPVLAGFDLQYKSYSWAEALAKAGYDVFMMDLQGHGLSPRPKMDDPYNTSLAEQKLLIPRPPGHIPGTASYAFQLNNSNSDQDELNTVVEYIRRECKVKKVAFIGWSAAAFSMGPYAVKHPDKVSSLFLLAPIFPPKATANPPATLPVPGLPMFLGTRPGLETGWNAELGCLDQREPGMVEVAWAAMMESDPVGRKWGPPEGINRIRNFVRWGWNETTAAQGGVLGGSVPVLMVYGEQDRQVNTSPPSSNQELNFSVPALYNAVAGSHKLMVKLACAGHSVPWEMQHKNVHNLSKHWLKQLKVDGKTQGVFDMNTNGDISPAP, from the coding sequence ATGCCTGTCACTCTGACCGATCACGCGGTGCCCCACGTCTCCACTGTCCCGGCGAACGTGGGCGAACACGTCGAGCTCTTCGTACGGGAGCGCGACGGCACGTCCCTGGGACACCTCGAAGAGCGCCAGGCCGTCCTCATGCTGCACGGCCGGAGCGTTCCGGTCCTGGCGGGCTTCGACCTCCAGTACAAGAGCTACAGCTGGGCCGAGGCCCTGGCCAAGGCCGGGTACGACGTCTTCATGATGGACCTCCAAGGGCACGGGCTGTCGCCGCGGCCCAAGATGGACGACCCGTACAACACCAGCCTCGCCGAGCAGAAGCTGCTGATCCCGCGGCCGCCGGGCCACATCCCGGGCACCGCGAGCTACGCGTTCCAACTGAACAACTCCAACAGCGACCAGGACGAGCTGAACACCGTCGTGGAGTACATCCGCCGCGAGTGCAAGGTGAAGAAGGTGGCCTTCATCGGCTGGTCCGCGGCCGCGTTCTCGATGGGACCGTATGCGGTCAAGCACCCGGACAAGGTGTCGAGCCTGTTCCTGCTGGCGCCGATCTTCCCGCCCAAGGCGACCGCGAACCCGCCGGCCACCCTGCCGGTGCCCGGCCTCCCGATGTTCCTGGGGACGAGGCCGGGTCTGGAGACGGGCTGGAACGCCGAGCTGGGCTGCCTGGACCAGCGGGAACCCGGCATGGTGGAAGTGGCATGGGCCGCGATGATGGAGAGTGACCCGGTGGGCAGGAAGTGGGGACCGCCGGAAGGAATCAACCGGATCAGGAACTTCGTACGGTGGGGCTGGAACGAGACCACTGCGGCGCAGGGCGGCGTCCTCGGCGGCAGCGTGCCGGTCCTCATGGTGTACGGGGAGCAAGACAGGCAAGTGAACACGTCGCCGCCCAGCTCGAATCAGGAACTCAACTTCTCGGTCCCCGCGCTCTACAACGCCGTCGCGGGCTCCCACAAGCTGATGGTGAAGCTGGCCTGTGCCGGGCATTCGGTGCCGTGGGAGATGCAGCACAAGAACGTGCACAACCTCTCGAAGCACTGGCTCAAGCAACTGAAGGTCGACGGCAAGACGCAGGGCGTCTTCGACATGAACACCAACGGCGACATCAGTCCGGCTCCGTAG